A stretch of Treponema vincentii F0403 DNA encodes these proteins:
- a CDS encoding rRNA methylase, producing the protein MSIEFSQQKLPVAVVLCRPEISRNIGAVCRSMANNNCSDLRIVGNKSDYDEEEVLRLAIHAGTIWQNARFFEPSVAGLTASIADCCIVAGTTRRVGEKRKSWGMTPEAFASFSLNNAAGLTGIVFGNERTGLTDEELNVCSVAVNIPSAPDFPSLNLSHAVQVVCYTLFRAYSPRKYGYERIPYTRVTSAAEHINSCLCKMGLFKHAGKEDNIRFFQEIIARAALSAREARYLEELFQKLCYVKCQNAAEKEPGMTLQQIQPVPNN; encoded by the coding sequence ATGAGTATTGAATTCTCCCAACAAAAGCTCCCTGTTGCTGTTGTACTCTGCCGTCCCGAAATAAGCCGTAATATCGGCGCTGTTTGCAGATCGATGGCGAACAATAATTGTTCCGATTTACGTATCGTAGGCAATAAATCCGATTATGATGAAGAAGAAGTTCTCCGTTTGGCAATCCACGCCGGTACGATATGGCAAAACGCACGGTTCTTTGAACCTTCGGTTGCCGGATTAACAGCTTCGATCGCAGACTGCTGTATAGTTGCCGGTACCACACGACGCGTAGGAGAAAAACGTAAGTCATGGGGTATGACACCGGAAGCCTTTGCTTCATTTTCTTTAAACAATGCTGCGGGGCTTACCGGTATCGTATTCGGGAATGAACGGACGGGACTTACAGACGAAGAATTAAATGTTTGCTCAGTCGCGGTTAATATCCCTTCGGCACCCGATTTTCCGTCTCTTAATCTTTCTCATGCCGTACAAGTCGTCTGTTATACCCTGTTCCGCGCCTATAGTCCCCGAAAATACGGATACGAACGTATTCCCTATACGCGGGTTACCTCCGCTGCAGAACATATCAACAGCTGTTTATGTAAGATGGGGCTTTTTAAACATGCAGGGAAAGAAGATAATATCCGCTTTTTTCAGGAGATAATCGCAAGGGCTGCCCTCTCTGCCCGGGAGGCTCGGTATTTGGAAGAGCTTTTTCAAAAGCTTTGTTATGTTAAATGTCAAAATGCTGCGGAAAAAGAACCGGGGATGACTTTGCAGCAAATACAGCCCGTTCCAAACAATTAA